A stretch of Lathyrus oleraceus cultivar Zhongwan6 chromosome 6, CAAS_Psat_ZW6_1.0, whole genome shotgun sequence DNA encodes these proteins:
- the LOC127095400 gene encoding NADH dehydrogenase [ubiquinone] flavoprotein 2, mitochondrial, whose amino-acid sequence MFNRTKVGKYHLLVCGATPCMIRGSRGIEEALLKHLGVKRNEVTQDGFFSVGEMECMGCCVNAPMITVADYSNGSEGYTYNYFEDVTPEKVIEIVEKLRKGEKPPHGTQNPQRIRSGPEGGNTTLLGEPKPPPCRDLDAC is encoded by the exons ATGTTCAATCGAACTAAG GTCGGCAAATATCATCTATTGGTCTGTGGAGCTACACCTTGTATGATACGTGGTTCACGAGGTATCGAAGAAGCATTATTGAAACACTTAGGAGTGAAACGAAATG AAGTAACGCAAGATGGTTTCTTTTCTGTTGGTGAAATGGAATGCATG GGATGTTGTGTGAATGCTCCAATGATTACAGTGGCTGATTACTCTAATGGATCAGAAGGATATACTTACAATTATTTT GAAGATGTAACCCCAGAGAAAGTAATTGAGATAGTTGAAAAGCTGAGAAAGGGCGAGAAGCCACCG CATGGCACACAAAATCCACAGCGGATTAGGAGTGGACCTGAAGGGGGGAATACTACATTGTTAGGTGAGCCCAAACCTCCTCCATGCCGTGACCTGGATGCCTGCTGA